A portion of the Cryptomeria japonica chromosome 5, Sugi_1.0, whole genome shotgun sequence genome contains these proteins:
- the LOC131062717 gene encoding U-box domain-containing protein 1-like isoform X1, translating into MEKNVSLSSNLWLLKKKRRASRVRVLMPEVYISAESLLQALIALAHQVMSCQKPPGCQRRNAVSITRKVKVLSVLFEEVRDLGISLPPSALNSFRELFIVLQKTKYLLEDCSSDGSCVWLFLHALEISNQFYGLIHDMAFALDMLPLKLLDVSDEVREQVELLHHQAKRAKLFVGQAEEKLGRDVSAVLDEFEKEIAPDESRLRRILDGLNIENAMDCQRETELLEEEIRNQKELRSEKNLSLINTLIAFMRYCKCVLFWMDFDPQFQLSSRTQSSGFSVDAYPIPEDFRCPISLDLMQEPVIVCTGQTYDLASITRWIKEGHSTCPKSGQKLVHTNLTPNYALQSLIVEYCAEHKISLEKSERIKKSSFSEGIPSTKAAIQAAKLTAEFLVERLCTRSFGVKKRAAYELRLLAKFGMDNRACIAEAGAIPLLVPLLSSKDPKAQENAVTALLNLSIYESNKTRIMESGALLQIIRVVRSGCSMEARENAAATLFSISSVDKYKKLIGESPEAVPALIDLLRDGTARGKRDAANALFHLSAFHGNDLQVVAAGAVPLLVNLLTDERPDLVDDAISVLALLSRQFEGLIAINEASGIPLFISLLRSASSSPKSKENSVAILLALCCHTGAEIVNMLLRMPSVMPCLYSLLTSGTPRARKKATSLLRILHNWVPSQSPQNMVVSQNQNPVTSVM; encoded by the coding sequence ATGGAGAAAAATGTGTCCCTGTCATCAAATCTGTGGCTACTTAAGAAGAAGAGAAGGGCTTCCAGAGTTCGTGTTCTTATGCCTGAAGTTTACATTTCTGCTGAATCTTTATTACAAGCTCTCATTGCTCTTGCTCACCAAGTAATGTCTTGCCAGAAGCCTCCAGGATGCCAGAGGAGAAATGCGGTCTCCATCACTCGAAAAGTTAAGGTTTTGTCTGTTCTCTTTGAAGAGGTCAGAGATCTGGGCATTTCCCTTCCTCCTTCTGCTTTGAATTCATTTAGAGAATTGTTTATTGTGTTGCAGAAAACTAAATATTTGCTGGAGGACTGTAGTAGTGATGGGAgttgtgtttggttgtttttgcaCGCACTAGAAATCTCAAACCAATTTTATGGTTTGATACATGATATGGCCTTTGCTCTGGATATGCTTcctttgaaattgttggatgtctCAGATGAGGTCAGGGAGCAAGTTGAGTTGCTTCACCATCAGGCCAAGAGAGCCAAATTGTTTGTTGGTCAGGCTGAGGAAAAGCTTGGCAGAGATGTTTCTGCGGTGCTGGATGAGTTTGAAAAGGAGATAGCTCCAGATGAGTCTCGACTCAGAAGGATTTTGGATGGCCTAAATATCGAAAATGCAATGGATTGTCAAAGAGAAACAGAGTTATTGGAGGAAGAGATCAGAAATCAGAAAGAATTAAGATCAGAGAAAAATTTGTCTTTAATTAATACCTTGATTGCCTTCATGCGCTACTGTAAATGTGTCCTGTTTTGGATGGATTTTGATCCACAGTTCCAACTATCAAGTAGAACTCAATCCAGTGGATTTTCTGTGGATGCTTATCCTATACCAGAGGATTTCCGATGTCCAATCTCACTGGATTTAATGCAAGAGCCCGTTATTGTATGCACAGGGCAAACATATGATCTAGCATCCATTACCAGATGGATCAAGGAAGGACACTCTACATGTCCAAAGAGTGGGCAGAAGCTTGTGCATACAAATCTGACTCCAAATTATGCTCTTCAAAGCCTAATTGTTGAGTACTGTGCCGAGCATAAAATCTCCTTAGAAAAGTCAGAAAGAATCAAGAAAAGTTCTTTCTCGGAGGGCATTCCAAGTACAAAGGCAGCGATACAAGCAGCAAAATTGACGGCAGAATTTCTTGTGGAAAGGCTTTGTACAAGATCATTTGGAGTAAAAAAGCGGGCTGCTTATGAACTCAGACTACTTGCTAAATTTGGCATGGACAATAGGGCTTGCATTGCAGAAGCAGGAGCCATACCATTACTCGTGCCCCTGCTTTCTTCAAAGGATCCCAAAGCTCAAGAGAATGCTGTAACTGCACTTCTAAATCTATCCATATATGAGAGCAATAAAACTAGAATAATGGAGTCTGGTGCATTGCTGCAAATCATTAGGGTTGTAAGAAGTGGATGCAGCATGGAAGCTCGGGAAAATGCAGCTGCAACACTCTTTAGTATTTCATCTGTAGATAAATATAAGAAATTAATAGGAGAGAGCCCAGAAGCCGTTCCAGCCTTGATAGATCTTCTTCGAGATGGAACTGCAAGAGGCAAACGCGATGCAGCGAATGCCCTGTTTCATCTGTCAGCTTTTCATGGAAATGATTTACAGGTAGTAGCAGCTGGGGCAGTCCCTTTGCTGGTTAATCTCCTAACAGATGAAAGACCAGATCTTGTAGATGACGCTATCTCTGTTCTTGCCCTGCTTTCCAGACAATTTGAGGGTTTAATTGCAATTAATGAAGCCTCTGGAATACCTCTATTTATCAGTCTTCTTAGATCAGCTTCTTCCTCTCCCAAATCCAAGGAGAATTCAGTAGCTATCTTACTAGCGCTGTGCTGCCATACAGGAGCTGAAATTGTAAATATGTTGCTGAGAATGCCATCAGTAATGCCTTGTCTGTATAGTCTTCTCACTTCAGGCACTCCTCGAGCCAGAAAGAAAGCCACATCACTGCTCAGAATCCTTCACAATTGGGTACCTTCCCAATCTCCACAAAACATGGTCGTCTCTCAGAATCAGAATCCAGTTACTTCGGTGATGTAG
- the LOC131062717 gene encoding U-box domain-containing protein 1-like isoform X2 codes for MAFALDMLPLKLLDVSDEVREQVELLHHQAKRAKLFVGQAEEKLGRDVSAVLDEFEKEIAPDESRLRRILDGLNIENAMDCQRETELLEEEIRNQKELRSEKNLSLINTLIAFMRYCKCVLFWMDFDPQFQLSSRTQSSGFSVDAYPIPEDFRCPISLDLMQEPVIVCTGQTYDLASITRWIKEGHSTCPKSGQKLVHTNLTPNYALQSLIVEYCAEHKISLEKSERIKKSSFSEGIPSTKAAIQAAKLTAEFLVERLCTRSFGVKKRAAYELRLLAKFGMDNRACIAEAGAIPLLVPLLSSKDPKAQENAVTALLNLSIYESNKTRIMESGALLQIIRVVRSGCSMEARENAAATLFSISSVDKYKKLIGESPEAVPALIDLLRDGTARGKRDAANALFHLSAFHGNDLQVVAAGAVPLLVNLLTDERPDLVDDAISVLALLSRQFEGLIAINEASGIPLFISLLRSASSSPKSKENSVAILLALCCHTGAEIVNMLLRMPSVMPCLYSLLTSGTPRARKKATSLLRILHNWVPSQSPQNMVVSQNQNPVTSVM; via the coding sequence ATGGCCTTTGCTCTGGATATGCTTcctttgaaattgttggatgtctCAGATGAGGTCAGGGAGCAAGTTGAGTTGCTTCACCATCAGGCCAAGAGAGCCAAATTGTTTGTTGGTCAGGCTGAGGAAAAGCTTGGCAGAGATGTTTCTGCGGTGCTGGATGAGTTTGAAAAGGAGATAGCTCCAGATGAGTCTCGACTCAGAAGGATTTTGGATGGCCTAAATATCGAAAATGCAATGGATTGTCAAAGAGAAACAGAGTTATTGGAGGAAGAGATCAGAAATCAGAAAGAATTAAGATCAGAGAAAAATTTGTCTTTAATTAATACCTTGATTGCCTTCATGCGCTACTGTAAATGTGTCCTGTTTTGGATGGATTTTGATCCACAGTTCCAACTATCAAGTAGAACTCAATCCAGTGGATTTTCTGTGGATGCTTATCCTATACCAGAGGATTTCCGATGTCCAATCTCACTGGATTTAATGCAAGAGCCCGTTATTGTATGCACAGGGCAAACATATGATCTAGCATCCATTACCAGATGGATCAAGGAAGGACACTCTACATGTCCAAAGAGTGGGCAGAAGCTTGTGCATACAAATCTGACTCCAAATTATGCTCTTCAAAGCCTAATTGTTGAGTACTGTGCCGAGCATAAAATCTCCTTAGAAAAGTCAGAAAGAATCAAGAAAAGTTCTTTCTCGGAGGGCATTCCAAGTACAAAGGCAGCGATACAAGCAGCAAAATTGACGGCAGAATTTCTTGTGGAAAGGCTTTGTACAAGATCATTTGGAGTAAAAAAGCGGGCTGCTTATGAACTCAGACTACTTGCTAAATTTGGCATGGACAATAGGGCTTGCATTGCAGAAGCAGGAGCCATACCATTACTCGTGCCCCTGCTTTCTTCAAAGGATCCCAAAGCTCAAGAGAATGCTGTAACTGCACTTCTAAATCTATCCATATATGAGAGCAATAAAACTAGAATAATGGAGTCTGGTGCATTGCTGCAAATCATTAGGGTTGTAAGAAGTGGATGCAGCATGGAAGCTCGGGAAAATGCAGCTGCAACACTCTTTAGTATTTCATCTGTAGATAAATATAAGAAATTAATAGGAGAGAGCCCAGAAGCCGTTCCAGCCTTGATAGATCTTCTTCGAGATGGAACTGCAAGAGGCAAACGCGATGCAGCGAATGCCCTGTTTCATCTGTCAGCTTTTCATGGAAATGATTTACAGGTAGTAGCAGCTGGGGCAGTCCCTTTGCTGGTTAATCTCCTAACAGATGAAAGACCAGATCTTGTAGATGACGCTATCTCTGTTCTTGCCCTGCTTTCCAGACAATTTGAGGGTTTAATTGCAATTAATGAAGCCTCTGGAATACCTCTATTTATCAGTCTTCTTAGATCAGCTTCTTCCTCTCCCAAATCCAAGGAGAATTCAGTAGCTATCTTACTAGCGCTGTGCTGCCATACAGGAGCTGAAATTGTAAATATGTTGCTGAGAATGCCATCAGTAATGCCTTGTCTGTATAGTCTTCTCACTTCAGGCACTCCTCGAGCCAGAAAGAAAGCCACATCACTGCTCAGAATCCTTCACAATTGGGTACCTTCCCAATCTCCACAAAACATGGTCGTCTCTCAGAATCAGAATCCAGTTACTTCGGTGATGTAG